In a single window of the Arachis hypogaea cultivar Tifrunner chromosome 6, arahy.Tifrunner.gnm2.J5K5, whole genome shotgun sequence genome:
- the LOC112695135 gene encoding auxin response factor 9 — protein MADGAGDDLFKELWRLCAGPLMDVPCVQDIVFYFPQGHIELLPEPTEQELRQMKNQKSPKYDLPSKILCRVIDVKCLAEMETDEVYARITLQPSSDNDPLDPNPSCSEKPKQKFYDMTMENPTQELVAKDIHGVEWKFKHIYRGHPKRHLLTTGWSAFVAAKKLVVGDSFVFLRGENGQLRVGVRRLNPPQSPTPSSVVSTQNMRLGVIVTASHSVMTSTMFVVYYKPRTSQFIVSLNKYIDTMNNDFKIGMRFKMRHEGEDPLDKRFCGTIVGVGDESQEWLNSQWRSLKVRWDEPATMQRPDRVSCWEIEPLVTSPLNMIQPMAKGKRSRHAEASSSGSKESQVATIWQPPHLNGNGNSSQDPENNKAVVLAGPAGEGPACDHNEDGKKGMDCWLFGVNLTSSYSNVVTPLEKELWCEASTILHCGPKESIIVGACETEKVQSLNNHSLSNKQGHVPSMRTRTKVKMEGVAVGRAIDLTTINGYDELIVELEKMFDIEGEIISQKKWAVTFTDEENDLMLLDDDLWQDFCKMVKRIFICSKED, from the exons ATGGGGCTGGTGATGATTTGTTTAAAGAGCTATGGAGGTTGTGTGCAGGGCCATTAATGGATGTTCCTTGTGTTCAAGACATAGTTTTCTATTTCCCTCAGGGTCACATTGAATTG ttgCCAGAACCTACAGAACAAGAATTGAGGCAGatgaagaaccagaaatctcccaAATACGATCTTCCGTCGAAGATCTTATGCCGTGTTATCGATGTTAAGTGTCTG GCCGAGATGGAAACCGACGAGGTTTATGCTCGAATCACTTTGCAGCCATCTTCAGAT AATGATCCTCTAGATCCTAATCCAAGTTGTTCTGAGAAACCGAAACAGAAATTTTAC GATATGACAATGGAAAATCCTACTCAGGAGTTGGTAGCAAAGGATATTCATGGGGTTGAATGGAAGTTTAAGCATATATACAGAG GACATCCGAAGAGGCACCTGCTTACAACTGGCTGGAGTGCATTCGTTGCGGCCAAGAAATTGGTTGTCGgagattcttttgtttttctaaG GGGAGAGAATGGACAACTGAGAGTAGGCGTTAGGCGTTTGAATCCGCCGCAGAGTCCTACACCTTCCTCGGTGGTGTCGACACAAAACATGCGCCTCGGAGTGATTGTTACTGCGAGCCATTCTGTTATGACTAGTACCATGTTTGTGGTTTATTACAAGCCAAG GACTAGCCAGTTTATTGTTAGTTTAAACAAATATATTGACACGATGAACAATGACTTCAAAATCGGAATGCGATTCAAGATGAGACATGAGGGTGAAGATCCACTTGACAAAAG GTTTTGTGGTACTATAGTTGGAGTTGGAGatgaatctcaagaatggctaAATTCTCAATGGAGGTCATTGAAG GTTCGATGGGATGAACCAGCAACAATGCAAAGACCAGATAGAGTTTCATGTTGGGAGATTGAACCTCTTGTTACTTCGCCTTTGAATATGATTCAACCGATGGCGAAGGGAAAGAGATCAAGGCATGCTGAGGCTTCATCTTCTG GTAGCAAAGAAAGCCAAGTAGCTACAATATGGCAGCCACCACATTTGAATGGCAATGGAAATTCTTCTCAAGACCCCGAAAACAACAAAGCCGTCGTCCTGGCCGGTCCAGCTGGCGAAGGCCCGGCATGCGACCACAACGAAGACGGGAAGAAGGGCATGGATTGCTGGTTGTTTGGGGTGAATTTGACTAGCAGCTATAGTAATGTTGTTACTCCTTTGGAGAAAGAACTTTGGTGTGAAGCTTCAACTATCCTTCATTGTGGTCCCAAAGAATCTATTATTGTTGGTGCATGTGAGACTGAGAAGGTTCAGAGTCTCAATAACCATTCACTGTCCAACAAGCAGGGCCATGTACCATCCATGAGGACTAGGACTAAg gTGAAAATGGAAGGTGTAGCAGTTGGTCGTGCAATTGACTTGACCACAATAAATGGTTATGATGAACTCATAGTTGAGCTTGAGAAAATGTTTGACATTGAAGGAGAAATTATATCTCAGAAGAAATGGGCTGTTACTTTCACTGATGAAGAAAATGACCTTATGCTTCTTGATGATGATTTATGGCA GGACTTCTGCAAAATGGTGAAGAGGATTTTCATTTGTTCAAAGGAGGATTAA
- the LOC112695134 gene encoding uncharacterized protein At4g00950 yields the protein MSGCKTESETEQEQEQSNTSILLPIFKFNPQTTMVDYSYSSSSPERSGIVTPPLCTLASVPFGWEEEPGKPRITSSSSNTNAIVTLTKSKSKSKSLQLPPRLQQLVHDEGDDDATKVHSPSSVLEGPYCISRSNTCHLPPSSRGLDTGMRTKERGWFGSLRGWKGFNVKREVSRGSYVFSSNSTSSADEDYHVNENKVRSVTKMQRSRSISHLFHAKPWTMIRESFKQVVPWKSQKLKEVGYGALNL from the exons ATGAGTGGTTGTAAAACAGAGTCAGAAACAGAGCAAGAGCAAGAACAGAGTAACACATCAATTCTTCTACCAATATTCAAGTTCAATCCTCAAACCACAATGGTGGattattcttattcttcttcttctcctgagAGGTCAGGGATTGTAACTCCACCACTTTGCACCTTAGCTTCAGTACCATTTGGTTGGGAAGAGGAACCTGGCAAGCCAAGaataacttcttcttcttctaatacTAATGCCATTGTTACTTTGACCAAGTCAAAGTCAAAGTCAAAGTCATTGCAACTTCCTCCAAGGTTGCAACAACTAGttcatgatgaaggtgatgatgatGCAACCAAAGTTCACTCACCAAGCAGTGTATTGGAGGGTCCTTATTGTATCTCAAGAAGCAACACTTGCCACCTTCCTCCATCTTCTAGA GGTCTAGACACAGGAATGAGGACGAAGGAGAGAGGGTGGTTTGGTTCATTGAGGGGATGGAAGGGCTTCAATGTCAAAAGGGAAGTGAGTAGGGGCAGTTATGTCTTTTCCTCTAATTCTACATCTTCTGCTGATGAAGATTATCATGTTAATGAGAATAAGGTGAGAAGTGTGACAAAGATGCAACGTTCTAGAAGCATTTCCCACCTCTTCCATGCCAAGCCATGG ACAATGATACGTGAGAGCTTCAAGCAAGTGGTTCCATGGAAGAGTCAAAAGCTCAAGGAAGTTGGCTATGGTGCCCTTAATCTCTAG